One Pseudomonas brassicacearum genomic region harbors:
- a CDS encoding TauD/TfdA family dioxygenase: MSTPAFHFENPDVSIVESHHFASLGKAELYELLGHYGVVLFRNCIHTAEDFSAYVKQNSSRLSLDPARIMIGGAAQLVDAGRQAVGLHCENGNSPFWPDMTWFYCQEAPRKGSQTTLCDGERVLAKLSPGCRSFFEENPIRYSRTVAGEKWRRLVCHYSPTLSDPAAVAIEDLLHIIGDDPQTLISFNPADDSIHYAFSTSAILTSAFSQRPAFANSILGPSFNYEAPVIDTLAGQPIPAEYLAEIAEVSAQYTCPVGWRDHDMVMIDNRRVMHGRETIVDERRRIFNALSYR; the protein is encoded by the coding sequence ATGAGCACACCTGCCTTTCACTTTGAGAACCCGGACGTCTCCATCGTCGAGTCGCACCACTTCGCCAGCCTGGGCAAGGCCGAGTTGTATGAGCTGCTGGGGCATTACGGCGTCGTGCTGTTTCGCAACTGTATTCACACTGCCGAGGATTTCAGTGCGTATGTGAAGCAAAACAGTTCGCGGCTGAGCCTGGATCCGGCGCGGATCATGATCGGCGGCGCGGCGCAGCTGGTCGATGCCGGACGCCAGGCGGTCGGCCTGCATTGTGAGAATGGCAACTCACCGTTCTGGCCGGACATGACCTGGTTCTATTGCCAGGAAGCGCCGCGCAAGGGGTCGCAAACCACCTTGTGCGACGGCGAACGGGTGCTGGCGAAACTCTCCCCGGGCTGCCGCAGTTTTTTTGAAGAAAACCCCATTCGCTACAGCCGGACCGTGGCAGGGGAAAAATGGCGCCGGCTGGTGTGTCACTACTCGCCGACGCTGTCGGACCCGGCAGCGGTCGCTATCGAGGATCTGTTGCACATCATCGGTGATGATCCGCAAACCCTGATCTCTTTCAATCCGGCCGATGATTCGATCCATTACGCCTTCAGTACGTCGGCGATCCTGACGTCCGCCTTCAGCCAGCGTCCCGCGTTTGCCAACAGCATCCTGGGACCGTCCTTCAATTACGAGGCACCGGTAATCGATACGCTGGCCGGGCAACCGATTCCCGCCGAGTACCTGGCTGAGATCGCCGAGGTGTCGGCTCAATACACCTGCCCGGTGGGTTGGCGCGACCACGACATGGTGATGATCGACAACCGTCGGGTCATGCACGGTCGGGAAACCATCGTCGATGAGCGTCGACGCATTTTCAACGCCTTGAGCTACCGCTGA
- the pal gene encoding peptidoglycan-associated lipoprotein Pal, translating into MEMLKFGKFAALALAMAVAVGCSSKGGDNAGEGAVDPNAGYGANTGAVDGSLSEEAALRAITTFYFEYDSSDLKPEAMRALDVHAKDLKANGARVVLEGNTDERGTREYNMALGERRAKAVQRYLVLQGVSPAQLELVSYGEERPVATGNDEQSWAQNRRVELRK; encoded by the coding sequence ATGGAAATGCTGAAGTTTGGTAAATTTGCTGCGCTGGCTCTGGCCATGGCTGTAGCTGTAGGTTGCTCGTCCAAAGGCGGCGACAACGCCGGTGAAGGCGCTGTTGATCCAAACGCTGGTTACGGCGCTAACACTGGTGCCGTTGATGGCTCCCTGAGCGAAGAAGCTGCTCTGCGCGCAATCACCACCTTCTACTTCGAATACGACAGCTCGGACCTGAAGCCAGAAGCCATGCGCGCTCTGGACGTTCACGCCAAAGACCTGAAAGCAAACGGCGCTCGCGTTGTTCTGGAAGGCAACACCGACGAACGTGGTACTCGTGAGTACAACATGGCACTGGGCGAGCGTCGTGCGAAAGCCGTTCAACGCTACCTGGTACTGCAAGGTGTTTCCCCAGCTCAGCTGGAACTGGTTTCCTACGGCGAAGAGCGTCCAGTTGCTACCGGCAACGACGAGCAGTCCTGGGCTCAAAACCGTCGCGTCGAACTGCGTAAGTAA
- the tolA gene encoding cell envelope integrity protein TolA yields MQQQREPSASESFFWPSVLAIGLHVLVFGMLFVSFAMTPELPPAKPIVQATLYQLKSKSQATTQTNQKLAGEAKKSAARQTEVEQMEQKKVEQEAIKAAEQKKEESAQKAEEAKKADEAKKADEAKKADEAKKADEAKKTAEAKKAEEKQLADIAKKKAEEEAKKAAEEEAKKAAAEEAKKKIVEDAKKKAAEDAKKKAEADEAKKKVAEDAKKKAAADAAKKKAQDAARKSAEDKKAQALADLLSDTPERQQALADEQGDEVAGSYDDLIRARAAEGWARPPSARKGMTVVLQIGMLPDGTVTSVSVAKSSGDGPFDASAVAAVKNIGRLTEMQGMKPSDFAPYRSFKMTFTPEDLAL; encoded by the coding sequence ATGCAGCAACAGCGAGAGCCGTCCGCCTCGGAAAGCTTCTTCTGGCCTAGCGTCCTGGCAATCGGCCTGCATGTGCTGGTGTTCGGCATGCTGTTCGTCAGTTTTGCCATGACCCCGGAGCTGCCGCCGGCCAAGCCGATCGTGCAGGCGACGTTGTACCAGCTCAAGTCCAAGAGCCAGGCGACCACCCAGACCAACCAAAAGCTTGCGGGTGAGGCGAAGAAATCTGCTGCGCGCCAGACTGAAGTCGAGCAGATGGAGCAGAAGAAGGTCGAGCAGGAGGCGATAAAGGCCGCGGAACAAAAGAAAGAAGAGTCGGCTCAAAAGGCCGAGGAAGCCAAGAAGGCCGATGAGGCGAAGAAAGCGGACGAGGCGAAAAAGGCTGATGAAGCCAAGAAAGCCGACGAAGCGAAGAAAACCGCCGAGGCCAAAAAGGCTGAAGAGAAACAATTGGCTGATATAGCCAAGAAGAAGGCCGAAGAAGAAGCCAAGAAAGCCGCTGAAGAAGAGGCCAAGAAAGCGGCCGCTGAAGAGGCGAAGAAAAAGATCGTCGAGGACGCGAAGAAAAAAGCGGCCGAAGACGCCAAGAAAAAAGCTGAAGCTGACGAGGCGAAAAAGAAAGTCGCCGAAGACGCGAAGAAGAAAGCCGCCGCCGACGCCGCCAAGAAAAAGGCCCAGGACGCAGCGCGTAAGTCCGCCGAAGACAAAAAGGCCCAGGCCTTGGCAGATTTGCTTTCCGATACGCCTGAGCGCCAGCAGGCATTGGCTGATGAGCAGGGCGATGAAGTCGCCGGCAGCTACGATGATTTGATTCGCGCGCGAGCGGCGGAAGGTTGGGCTCGTCCACCTTCGGCGCGTAAAGGCATGACAGTAGTATTGCAAATCGGCATGTTGCCCGACGGTACGGTTACCTCGGTCAGTGTGGCCAAGTCCAGCGGTGACGGTCCGTTCGACGCTTCGGCAGTCGCAGCGGTCAAGAACATTGGACGATTGACGGAAATGCAAGGGATGAAACCGAGCGACTTTGCTCCCTATCGTTCATTCAAGATGACATTCACACCTGAGGATCTAGCCTTGTGA
- the tolB gene encoding Tol-Pal system beta propeller repeat protein TolB, producing the protein MRNLLRGMLVVICCLAGIAVAEEKNILVTSGSDRATPIAVVPFGWQGGSVLPDDMAEIIGNDLRNSGYYAPIPKQNMISLPTQASEVIYRDWKALGAQYIMVGSIVPAGGRLQVQYALFNVATEQQVLTGSVSGSVDQLRDMSHYIADQSFEKLTGIKGAFSTRMLYVTAERFSENNTRYTLQRSDYDGARAVTLLQSREPILSPRFAPDGKRIAYVSFEQKRPRIFMQHIDTGRREQITNFEGLNGAPAWSPDGTRLAFVLSKDGNPDIYVMNLASRSISRVTNGPGINTEPFWGKDGSTIYFTSDRGGKPQIYKTSAGGGGAERVTFVGNYNANPKLSADEKTLVMIHRQDGFTNFKVAAQDLQRGSVKILTDSTLDESPTVAPNGTMVIYATRQQGRGVLMLVSINGRVRLPLPTAQGEVREPSWSPYLN; encoded by the coding sequence GTGAGAAACCTTCTTCGAGGAATGCTTGTCGTTATCTGCTGCCTGGCAGGGATAGCGGTAGCAGAGGAAAAGAACATTCTTGTCACCAGCGGCAGCGACCGGGCCACCCCGATCGCCGTCGTGCCGTTCGGCTGGCAGGGCGGTAGCGTCCTGCCGGACGACATGGCGGAAATCATCGGCAACGACCTGCGCAACTCGGGTTACTACGCGCCGATTCCGAAGCAGAACATGATCAGCCTGCCGACCCAGGCCAGCGAAGTCATCTACCGTGACTGGAAGGCCCTGGGCGCCCAGTACATCATGGTCGGCAGCATCGTTCCGGCCGGCGGTCGCCTGCAGGTGCAATACGCCCTGTTCAACGTCGCCACCGAGCAGCAAGTGCTGACCGGCAGCGTGTCGGGCAGCGTTGATCAGTTGCGCGACATGTCGCACTACATCGCCGACCAGTCGTTCGAGAAACTCACCGGTATCAAGGGTGCGTTCTCTACCCGAATGCTCTACGTGACGGCCGAGCGCTTCTCCGAGAACAACACCCGCTACACCCTGCAGCGCTCCGACTATGACGGCGCCCGTGCAGTGACCTTGCTGCAATCGCGCGAGCCGATCCTGTCGCCGCGTTTCGCCCCCGATGGCAAGCGCATCGCCTATGTCTCGTTCGAGCAGAAGCGTCCGCGCATCTTCATGCAGCACATCGACACCGGTCGCCGCGAGCAGATCACCAACTTCGAAGGCCTCAACGGCGCGCCAGCCTGGTCGCCGGACGGTACTCGCCTGGCGTTCGTACTGTCCAAGGACGGTAACCCGGACATCTACGTGATGAACCTGGCTTCGCGTTCGATCTCCCGCGTGACCAACGGCCCGGGCATCAACACCGAACCGTTCTGGGGCAAGGATGGCTCGACCATCTACTTCACCTCCGACCGTGGCGGCAAGCCGCAGATCTACAAGACCAGCGCGGGCGGTGGCGGTGCGGAACGCGTGACGTTCGTCGGTAACTACAACGCCAACCCTAAACTGTCGGCGGACGAAAAGACCCTGGTGATGATCCATCGCCAGGACGGTTTCACTAATTTCAAGGTGGCGGCCCAGGATTTGCAGCGCGGAAGTGTAAAAATCCTCACTGATAGCACTCTGGACGAGTCACCTACTGTTGCGCCCAACGGCACCATGGTAATCTACGCCACCCGCCAGCAGGGCCGGGGAGTCTTGATGCTCGTGTCCATTAATGGACGCGTGAGGCTCCCGCTTCCTACCGCACAAGGCGAAGTCAGAGAACCGTCCTGGTCCCCTTACCTGAACTGA
- a CDS encoding aminotransferase class III-fold pyridoxal phosphate-dependent enzyme has translation MKHDNYIIGGQYETYSDGDGRPIIDLTGGFGFQVPAVIEAVSRQAEIMGLSNRVLMSEPLIALCRRLAELLPAPLVSSYVCSSGDEAFEGALKLCKGLKPKGNTIVFIQGGDYGSLTYGRCLNATQGDLGVQSFLGFKRAAIRHLADLDTVDWSDCFAVCHSNTRTDANGRLQWLEPALIEQLHARAAQASAPVIAVDTHSCLGSLGSLFGFQRYRPVPDIVVLGGPLGGSAIPIGTYTCSERMAWQVYGRSSPAKHGSTTAGNPMACVAALAALDYVQANDSPRHCQENGQRLAQTLACFGAVAVGAWVSLPLADGLQPAALCEALYRQGVYASVPRGRELILRCPITARPEHIQRAAQLIKETLSHVLTQAA, from the coding sequence ATGAAACACGACAACTACATTATCGGCGGACAGTACGAGACCTACTCCGACGGCGATGGTCGGCCGATCATCGACCTGACCGGCGGGTTCGGCTTTCAGGTGCCGGCCGTGATCGAGGCGGTCAGTCGCCAAGCCGAGATCATGGGCTTGTCCAATCGGGTGCTGATGTCCGAACCGTTGATTGCCTTGTGCCGACGCTTGGCCGAGTTGCTGCCGGCGCCACTGGTCAGCTCCTATGTGTGCAGCTCTGGCGACGAGGCTTTTGAGGGGGCCTTGAAGTTGTGCAAGGGGCTCAAGCCCAAGGGCAACACCATTGTGTTTATCCAGGGAGGCGATTACGGCTCGCTGACCTACGGGCGTTGTCTCAATGCGACGCAAGGCGATCTTGGCGTGCAAAGTTTCCTGGGGTTCAAGCGGGCGGCGATCCGGCATCTCGCTGACCTGGATACGGTGGACTGGAGCGATTGCTTTGCGGTGTGCCACAGCAACACCCGCACGGATGCAAACGGCCGACTGCAATGGCTTGAACCGGCCTTGATCGAGCAGCTGCATGCTCGTGCGGCACAAGCGTCGGCACCGGTCATCGCGGTCGATACCCACAGCTGCCTCGGCAGCCTGGGTTCGCTGTTCGGTTTCCAGCGTTATCGTCCCGTCCCCGACATTGTCGTGCTCGGCGGGCCTTTGGGCGGCAGTGCGATTCCCATCGGCACCTATACCTGCAGCGAGCGCATGGCCTGGCAGGTCTATGGGCGCAGCAGCCCGGCCAAACATGGCAGCACCACCGCCGGTAATCCAATGGCCTGCGTGGCGGCCCTGGCTGCGCTGGATTACGTGCAAGCCAACGACTCGCCCCGGCACTGCCAGGAAAACGGCCAGCGCCTGGCACAAACCCTGGCTTGCTTCGGCGCGGTGGCCGTGGGCGCCTGGGTCAGCCTGCCGCTGGCCGACGGGCTGCAGCCGGCCGCGCTGTGCGAGGCGCTTTACCGGCAAGGCGTCTATGCCAGCGTGCCTCGTGGCCGCGAATTGATTTTGCGCTGCCCGATCACCGCGCGTCCCGAACACATTCAACGTGCCGCCCAACTCATCAAGGAAACGTTAAGCCATGTCCTTACTCAGGCCGCATGA
- the queE gene encoding 7-carboxy-7-deazaguanine synthase QueE — protein MQDTLRITEVFYSLQGETRTAGLPTVFVRLTGCPLRCQYCDSAYAFSGGTLRTLDDILEQVAGYRPRYVCVTGGEPLAQPNAIPLLKQLCDAGYEVSLETSGALDISAVDPRVSRVVDLKTPGSKEAHRNRYENIELLTPNDQVKFVICSREDYDWAVSKLIQYGLDQRAGEVLLSPSHHDLSARDLADWVVADNLPVRLQLQLHKYLWNDEPGR, from the coding sequence ATGCAAGACACATTGAGAATCACCGAAGTTTTTTACTCGTTGCAGGGTGAAACGCGAACGGCTGGGCTGCCCACGGTTTTTGTGCGCCTCACCGGTTGTCCGTTGCGTTGCCAATACTGCGACAGTGCCTACGCGTTCAGCGGCGGCACCCTGCGAACCCTCGACGATATCCTTGAGCAAGTGGCCGGCTATCGCCCGCGCTACGTTTGTGTCACGGGCGGCGAGCCACTGGCGCAACCCAACGCCATTCCCTTGCTCAAGCAGTTGTGTGATGCCGGTTATGAGGTTTCCCTGGAAACCAGCGGCGCCCTGGATATCTCGGCCGTCGACCCGCGCGTCAGCCGCGTCGTGGACCTGAAAACCCCAGGCTCCAAGGAAGCGCACCGCAACCGTTATGAGAACATTGAGCTGCTGACGCCCAACGATCAGGTCAAGTTCGTTATCTGTTCGCGGGAAGACTACGACTGGGCCGTGTCCAAGCTGATCCAGTACGGGCTCGACCAGCGGGCTGGCGAGGTGTTGTTATCGCCGAGCCATCACGACTTGAGCGCCCGGGACCTGGCGGACTGGGTGGTGGCGGATAACCTGCCGGTGCGCCTGCAATTGCAGCTGCATAAATATCTTTGGAACGACGAGCCGGGGCGCTGA
- a CDS encoding AMP-binding protein, giving the protein MSAGFISQLQRALQDNRQAVCAVDWSDSGNESVDLTYGELENRALNLAATLQRRFPRPTHGAHVVMGIATRNSSDWLVADLACLFAGITALPLPLAFSQSQAEHLAGCCDGFLVDAAGQRTLAQRWKLNFPDSRLQRINEPLIEQPLLHTPDGEGDWICKIIHTSGTTSRPKGVRLSTRAVGTVLASLRQGMPADAHRRYLSLVPLSLLLEQVTAAYLPLLAGGTVHFLPPEEPLLGEPGASAQRLVDWILQVRPTALTVPPVMVNRFLEQLNEGGEAGERLGSYLKSGAHITCGGAAVSIDVLRGLAEQGIEVYQGYGLSENASVVSMNTVGQQRLGSVGQPLAHVQVRIGADQTIEVKSSSLFSGYSGTDPSACSMSDDGWMDTGDLGSLDADGYLYVHGRKKNVICLPNGRNVSPEQVELEYRKYPGVNDAAVFFDERHGLVALLCVESTPAREELLAWSAGRFSDIERPNRLWLLTRDDPLIEQLYTVTGRPKRADIASVFSTLQRTASHEHTCLSL; this is encoded by the coding sequence ATGAGCGCTGGGTTCATCAGCCAGTTGCAACGTGCGTTGCAAGACAATCGCCAGGCCGTCTGTGCGGTTGATTGGTCGGACTCGGGCAATGAGTCGGTGGATTTGACCTATGGCGAGCTGGAAAACCGCGCGCTTAATCTGGCAGCAACACTGCAGCGGCGTTTCCCAAGGCCGACCCATGGCGCTCATGTGGTGATGGGTATTGCGACGCGCAACAGCAGTGACTGGCTGGTGGCCGACCTGGCATGCCTGTTCGCCGGGATCACTGCGCTGCCATTGCCGCTGGCGTTCAGCCAATCCCAAGCCGAGCACCTGGCCGGGTGTTGCGACGGGTTTCTGGTGGATGCGGCAGGGCAGCGAACGCTGGCGCAACGCTGGAAACTGAATTTCCCCGACAGCCGCCTGCAACGCATCAACGAACCGCTGATCGAGCAGCCACTGCTCCACACGCCGGACGGTGAGGGCGACTGGATCTGCAAAATCATTCACACCTCGGGCACCACCAGCCGGCCAAAGGGCGTGCGCCTGAGTACCCGGGCGGTCGGCACCGTGCTGGCGTCGCTGCGCCAAGGTATGCCAGCCGATGCTCATCGGCGTTACCTGTCGCTGGTGCCTTTGAGTTTGTTGCTTGAACAGGTAACCGCCGCCTATCTGCCGCTGCTGGCAGGTGGGACCGTGCATTTTTTACCGCCGGAAGAACCCTTGCTCGGCGAGCCGGGGGCCTCTGCGCAGCGCCTGGTCGACTGGATCCTGCAGGTCCGGCCAACGGCCCTGACGGTTCCGCCGGTCATGGTCAATCGCTTCCTGGAGCAACTGAACGAAGGGGGCGAGGCGGGCGAGCGCCTGGGGAGTTACCTGAAATCCGGCGCCCACATCACCTGCGGCGGTGCGGCAGTGAGTATCGATGTGCTGCGCGGCCTGGCTGAGCAAGGCATCGAGGTGTACCAGGGCTACGGGCTTTCTGAAAACGCGTCGGTGGTCAGCATGAACACTGTCGGGCAGCAGCGCCTGGGCAGCGTCGGCCAGCCGTTGGCCCATGTCCAGGTGCGGATCGGCGCCGACCAGACCATCGAGGTCAAGAGCAGCTCGCTGTTCAGCGGCTATTCGGGTACCGACCCCAGCGCCTGCTCCATGTCCGACGACGGCTGGATGGACACCGGTGACCTGGGGTCGCTGGATGCCGATGGCTACCTCTACGTACATGGGCGCAAGAAGAACGTGATCTGCCTGCCCAATGGCCGCAACGTCAGCCCCGAGCAGGTGGAGTTGGAGTATCGCAAATACCCGGGCGTGAACGACGCCGCGGTGTTTTTCGATGAGCGTCACGGTTTGGTGGCATTGCTGTGTGTCGAGTCGACACCGGCGCGCGAGGAACTGCTTGCCTGGTCGGCGGGGCGTTTCTCTGACATCGAACGCCCGAACCGACTCTGGTTGTTGACCCGTGACGACCCGTTGATCGAGCAGTTGTATACCGTCACCGGCCGGCCGAAGCGCGCCGACATCGCCAGTGTTTTTTCCACTCTGCAAAGGACTGCATCCCATGAGCACACCTGCCTTTCACTTTGA
- the queC gene encoding 7-cyano-7-deazaguanine synthase QueC produces the protein MAEKRAVILLSGGLDSATVVAMARAEGYRCYTMSFDYGQRHRVELQAAERVARDLGVVEHKVIGLNLNGIGGSALTDSSIDVPEAPSEGIPVTYVPARNTVFLSLALGWAEVLGARDIFIGVNAVDYSGYPDCRPEFVEAFERMANLATKAGVEGQGFRIQAPLQNLSKADIVRAGVKLGVDYGLTVSCYQADDQGRACGKCDSCRLRAEGFATAGVSDPTPYF, from the coding sequence ATTGCCGAAAAACGTGCGGTTATCCTGCTGTCCGGTGGCCTGGACTCAGCGACTGTCGTGGCCATGGCCCGCGCCGAAGGCTACCGCTGCTACACCATGAGTTTCGATTACGGCCAGCGCCACCGTGTCGAACTGCAGGCCGCTGAGCGGGTTGCCCGGGATCTGGGGGTGGTGGAACACAAGGTGATCGGCCTGAACCTCAACGGCATCGGCGGCTCGGCCCTGACCGACAGCTCCATCGACGTACCCGAAGCGCCGAGCGAAGGCATTCCGGTAACGTATGTGCCGGCCCGCAACACCGTGTTCCTGTCGCTGGCGTTGGGTTGGGCCGAAGTGCTGGGCGCCCGTGACATTTTCATTGGCGTCAACGCCGTGGATTATTCCGGCTATCCGGATTGCCGTCCGGAGTTTGTCGAAGCCTTCGAGCGCATGGCCAATCTGGCGACCAAGGCGGGTGTTGAAGGGCAGGGTTTCCGCATCCAGGCGCCGTTGCAGAATCTCAGCAAGGCCGACATCGTCAGGGCCGGTGTGAAGCTTGGCGTGGACTACGGACTCACCGTTTCATGCTATCAGGCCGACGATCAGGGCCGCGCTTGCGGCAAATGCGACAGCTGCCGCCTGCGTGCGGAAGGCTTTGCGACGGCGGGCGTGAGCGATCCAACCCCTTATTTTTGA
- the ybgF gene encoding tol-pal system protein YbgF, which produces MRTCRRAVTVLALSLAPLAAWAAVPVVDNQTGYDNSGSSYPPAGYGTNGAYAGGGVSAPVSAQGQLFNQLQQMQDQISRQQGVIEELQNDISRMKQENLERYQDLDRRIGSGVAPAATPENSPAGGDLNAPGAAAGAGAAAGATAPAPASGGEPADPAKEKLYYDAAFDLIKAKDFDKASQAFAAFLRKYPNSQYAGNAQYWLGEVNLAKGDLQGAGQAFAKVSQLYPKHAKVPDSLYKLADVERRLGHTDKVKGILQQVVAQFPGTSAAQLAQRDLQRM; this is translated from the coding sequence ATGCGAACGTGCCGTCGTGCTGTAACTGTTCTGGCTCTCAGCCTCGCGCCGCTTGCGGCGTGGGCTGCGGTTCCTGTGGTCGATAACCAAACCGGCTATGACAATAGCGGGAGCAGTTATCCGCCTGCAGGTTACGGTACGAACGGCGCCTATGCCGGGGGAGGGGTTTCGGCCCCTGTCTCGGCACAGGGCCAGCTGTTCAACCAACTGCAGCAAATGCAGGATCAGATCTCGCGCCAACAGGGTGTGATCGAAGAACTGCAAAATGATATTTCGCGCATGAAGCAAGAAAACCTGGAGCGATACCAGGATCTTGATCGGCGCATAGGAAGCGGTGTTGCTCCTGCCGCGACTCCTGAGAATTCTCCTGCCGGTGGCGATTTGAACGCCCCCGGTGCGGCCGCAGGCGCTGGGGCAGCTGCTGGAGCAACCGCTCCAGCCCCTGCGTCCGGCGGCGAGCCGGCTGATCCGGCGAAGGAAAAGCTCTATTACGACGCTGCCTTCGACCTGATCAAGGCCAAGGATTTCGACAAGGCCAGCCAAGCCTTTGCCGCTTTCCTGCGCAAATACCCAAACAGCCAGTACGCGGGCAACGCCCAATACTGGCTGGGCGAAGTCAACCTGGCCAAGGGCGACTTGCAAGGCGCCGGCCAGGCGTTTGCCAAGGTCTCGCAGCTGTATCCCAAGCACGCCAAGGTGCCGGATTCGTTGTACAAGCTGGCTGACGTAGAACGCCGCCTCGGTCACACCGACAAGGTCAAGGGCATTCTGCAACAGGTGGTGGCCCAATTTCCGGGCACATCCGCCGCTCAGTTGGCCCAGCGTGATCTGCAACGCATGTAA
- a CDS encoding LysR family transcriptional regulator: MLNSNLLRKLDMQDLMVFVAVYEQSSVTEVSEALCVSQSTVSYCLKKLRTSFEDELFVNTRSGMRPTGKATAMYSHILKILKTINICHSGIQTFDPTQKEITFNICAPEYFELLILPALVKRFIGSRFPVIINITKFHRDIPTEELVDGRFDLVICFGPNFHRGAKGLRSQVLLEDELVCVVDKNFTGPEENFDLETFAAGQHVFPTPWTSDTNMVDGWLARHGHNRQIVARANSYVAALNMITGTDFILTLPRRIQALTCSEDRYSQRQPPTGLPNFTLDMMWSEKPSQDSANTWFREQIVKVCAEDGLL, from the coding sequence ATGCTCAATAGTAATTTGCTTAGAAAGCTGGACATGCAGGACCTGATGGTGTTTGTCGCGGTCTACGAGCAGAGCAGCGTCACAGAGGTATCCGAGGCCCTTTGTGTCAGCCAGTCGACCGTGAGCTACTGCTTGAAGAAGCTGCGAACGAGCTTCGAAGATGAACTTTTCGTTAATACCCGGAGTGGCATGCGGCCTACAGGCAAAGCCACCGCCATGTACAGCCACATACTTAAAATTCTCAAGACAATCAATATATGCCACTCCGGCATTCAGACATTCGACCCCACCCAGAAAGAAATAACATTCAATATTTGCGCACCCGAATACTTCGAGCTTCTTATACTGCCGGCCTTAGTCAAGCGTTTTATCGGCAGCCGCTTCCCGGTCATCATTAACATAACGAAATTCCACAGAGACATTCCCACCGAGGAACTGGTGGATGGCCGCTTTGACTTGGTCATTTGTTTTGGCCCCAACTTCCATCGCGGTGCCAAAGGGTTGCGCTCGCAAGTATTGCTGGAAGATGAATTGGTCTGTGTCGTCGATAAAAACTTCACCGGGCCCGAAGAAAACTTCGACCTGGAGACATTTGCCGCAGGCCAGCATGTTTTTCCGACGCCTTGGACATCCGACACCAACATGGTAGATGGATGGCTCGCCCGACACGGCCATAACCGACAGATTGTCGCTCGGGCCAACAGCTATGTGGCGGCACTCAACATGATCACCGGAACCGACTTCATCCTGACCCTGCCTCGACGCATCCAGGCGTTGACCTGCAGCGAAGACAGGTACAGCCAACGCCAACCACCGACGGGTCTGCCGAACTTTACGCTGGATATGATGTGGAGCGAGAAACCGAGTCAGGACAGCGCCAACACCTGGTTTCGCGAACAGATCGTAAAAGTATGTGCCGAGGACGGCCTGCTTTAA
- a CDS encoding thermostable hemolysin encodes MQIRVAETKTPLWVQATEVVKEKFRSSYSAAVEPNPQYFAVTQDPADRILACAGITFADHRTLFSEQYLTQPINEILSQRFEKNIDRSNIVEIGNLISHHLTAGMILVNMIPLLSWCMGGHYLLCTVTPRVRQMMESCQIDFEPLLTADPTRLADGDGKKWGSYYAKLPVTGFIRVDPQRSRFAAMTLNTSFTQLPSDSLARAQP; translated from the coding sequence ATGCAAATACGTGTCGCTGAAACTAAGACGCCGTTATGGGTACAAGCCACAGAAGTAGTGAAAGAGAAGTTTCGCAGTTCTTATTCAGCTGCGGTGGAACCGAATCCGCAATACTTTGCGGTCACTCAGGATCCGGCAGATCGCATTCTTGCCTGCGCCGGTATTACGTTTGCCGACCATCGCACACTTTTTTCCGAACAATACCTGACGCAACCGATAAACGAGATATTGTCCCAGCGTTTTGAAAAAAATATCGATCGTTCGAACATTGTCGAGATCGGCAACCTGATCTCCCATCACCTGACGGCCGGAATGATTCTGGTCAACATGATTCCCTTGTTGTCCTGGTGCATGGGTGGGCATTACCTGTTGTGCACAGTGACTCCTCGCGTCCGGCAGATGATGGAAAGTTGCCAGATCGATTTCGAGCCGCTGTTGACCGCAGACCCCACGCGCCTGGCCGACGGCGACGGCAAGAAATGGGGGAGCTATTACGCCAAGTTGCCCGTCACGGGGTTCATCCGGGTAGACCCGCAACGTTCACGTTTCGCCGCCATGACCCTCAATACCTCATTCACTCAATTGCCCAGCGATTCTCTGGCGAGGGCACAGCCATGA